A region of Terriglobia bacterium DNA encodes the following proteins:
- a CDS encoding M28 family peptidase, translating into MKRTWRLALIVLLSSISVSAAQIGQPPASLLGFDRDGTARERALEQRFDSLIKKDDLRDWMKRLSARPHHLGSAYDKQNADFIAGLFRSWGYDTSIERYDVLFATPKTRLLELTAPQKFTAKLEEPAIKEDATSGQKSEQLPVYNAYSIDGDVTAQLVYANYGAQGDYNELERRGVDVRGKIVIVRYGNIFRGIKPKIAFEHGAIGCIIYSDPRDDGYFTGDSYPNGGARPEGGAQRGSVADLPLYPGDPLTPGVGSTPDAKRIDIKDAATLTKIPVLPISYGDALPLLRALAGPVAPESWRGALPITYHLGPGPATVHLKLEFRFQTVPAYDVIAKLRGSERPDEWVIRGNHHDAWVNGADDPISGLVALLAEAQAASQLTKTGWRPKRTIIYAAWDGEEQALIGSTEWAETHAGELTQKAVLYLNSDNNGRGFLSVGGSHTLEQFVNEVAGDVTDPEKPVSILSRWRARKIVDGSPEERREARERPDVRISALGSGSDYTPFLQHLGIASLNMQFGGESEAEGSYHSIYDSFDYYTRFVDPGFNYAAA; encoded by the coding sequence TTAGCGCTGATCGTGCTTTTGTCGTCCATCTCCGTAAGCGCGGCTCAGATTGGACAGCCTCCTGCTTCCCTGCTCGGTTTCGACCGGGATGGAACGGCGCGCGAACGCGCGCTTGAACAGCGGTTCGATTCGCTTATCAAAAAAGATGATTTGCGCGACTGGATGAAGCGGCTGTCGGCAAGGCCCCATCATCTGGGATCGGCCTACGACAAACAGAATGCGGATTTCATCGCCGGACTTTTCCGCTCGTGGGGATACGACACGTCTATCGAGCGCTACGACGTCCTCTTTGCGACGCCGAAGACCCGGCTTCTGGAGCTGACCGCTCCCCAGAAGTTCACGGCGAAGCTGGAGGAACCGGCGATCAAGGAAGATGCAACCTCGGGGCAGAAGTCCGAACAGCTGCCGGTTTACAACGCATATTCCATCGACGGCGACGTCACTGCTCAGCTTGTTTACGCCAACTACGGCGCGCAGGGCGACTACAACGAACTTGAACGGCGCGGCGTCGACGTACGCGGGAAAATCGTCATCGTTCGCTATGGAAACATATTCCGGGGGATCAAACCCAAGATCGCTTTCGAGCACGGCGCGATCGGTTGCATCATTTATTCGGATCCTCGCGATGACGGCTATTTCACCGGCGACAGCTATCCCAATGGCGGCGCGCGGCCGGAAGGCGGCGCGCAGCGAGGCTCGGTCGCGGACCTTCCTCTTTATCCCGGCGATCCGCTGACTCCCGGTGTCGGCTCAACCCCCGATGCAAAACGCATCGATATCAAGGACGCCGCAACGCTGACGAAAATTCCAGTCCTGCCTATTTCCTATGGCGATGCTCTTCCTTTGCTTCGCGCGTTGGCAGGTCCCGTGGCACCCGAGAGTTGGCGGGGCGCACTTCCGATCACATACCATCTCGGTCCCGGCCCCGCGACGGTCCACCTGAAACTGGAATTCCGTTTTCAGACCGTGCCGGCCTACGATGTGATCGCGAAGTTGCGAGGCAGTGAGCGTCCGGACGAATGGGTTATCCGCGGCAACCACCACGACGCGTGGGTCAATGGCGCCGACGATCCGATCAGCGGATTGGTGGCTCTCCTCGCTGAAGCACAAGCGGCCAGCCAGTTGACGAAGACCGGATGGCGGCCGAAACGAACGATCATCTATGCGGCATGGGACGGCGAAGAACAGGCTTTGATCGGTTCGACGGAGTGGGCTGAAACTCATGCCGGCGAACTCACTCAGAAAGCCGTGCTCTACCTCAACTCGGACAACAATGGCCGCGGCTTTCTGTCGGTAGGAGGTTCCCATACGCTGGAACAGTTCGTAAATGAGGTTGCGGGCGACGTCACCGATCCTGAGAAGCCGGTTTCAATCCTCAGCCGCTGGCGAGCCCGCAAGATCGTCGATGGGTCGCCCGAAGAACGCCGCGAGGCTCGTGAACGTCCCGATGTGCGCATTTCGGCACTCGGGTCAGGCTCGGACTACACACCGTTCCTTCAACATCTCGGAATTGCGTCCCTGAATATGCAGTTCGGCGGGGAAAGCGAAGCCGAAGGGTCGTATCACTCGATCTACGACTCGTTTGATTACTACACACGATTCGTCGATCCGGGTTTCAATTATGCGGCTGC